From Bactrocera oleae isolate idBacOlea1 unplaced genomic scaffold, idBacOlea1 ctg00000011.1, whole genome shotgun sequence, a single genomic window includes:
- the LOC138858633 gene encoding uncharacterized protein, whose protein sequence is MPPPRRRRVKSLAGSEESGPSTITVDTSGDEMVGPPVRSPPRQKARLGSAGETGGEEGGSGSCSGCGKGDTAEKAAVHPAKSGEGEVRVTSAYVGAQKSGTAEVGLVRGDEGATKTGAKKASASKGSVGRGFQPGVPEVRREDGQSSLEGGP, encoded by the exons atgcctccaccacggaggaggagggttaagtcCCTCGCTGGGAGCGAAGAGTCGGGGCCATCAACCATTACGGTCGACACTTCGGGAGACGAGATGGTGGGGCCACCGGTAAGGTCCCCGCCTCGGCAgaaggcgcgtttggggtcTGCGGGTGAAACTGGGGGTGAAGAGGGCGGGAGCGGTAGTTGTAGCGGATGCGGTAAaggtgacaccgctgaaaaagcggctgttcaccccgcaaagtcgggcgagggcgAAGTGCGTGTTACGAGCGCTTATGTGGGCGCGCAGAAATCGGGCACTGCAGAAGTTGGTCTCGTGCGTGGTGACGAGGGCGCGACAAAAACGGGCGCAAAGAAGGCGAGCGCGAGTAAGGGTAGTGTGGGCAGAG gatttcagcccggcgtccctGAGGTCAGAcgtgaggatggtcagtcgtccctggaaggtggcccctga